A part of Salvelinus alpinus chromosome 23, SLU_Salpinus.1, whole genome shotgun sequence genomic DNA contains:
- the LOC139550921 gene encoding zona pellucida sperm-binding protein 4-like produces the protein MAGWVEVAVVVVCWTNVLGALKWGMRPQHLTRPVTYAEQPQWRPQQVIQRPVASTPIEKCQVKEEERITCGTPAITTAQCEAINCCFDGWRCYYGKAVTVQCSRDGQFVVARDTTRPNLDLDSISLLGGQDAPCKPVGITTVFAVYQFPVTACGTTLMEDSGYVVYENSMTSSYEVGIGPRGSITRDSHFELRFQCKYSGTAVEVLIVDVNTVAPPAPVAVPGPISLVLRLASGQCYNKGCVEDVEAYTSYYSDADYPVVKVLKEPVYVEVHILRRTDSNLVLNLEHCWATSTPSPLSLPKWDLLVDGCPSQDDRYLTSVIPVAGSSGVVFPTHYKRFVVKMFTFVDAHTLAPLKDRVFIHCSTEVCYATGNHSCQQSCNRQRRDVAGVKSLDGETTVVSSGEVILTRQEPPARPEKYF, from the exons ATGGCAGGGTGGGTTGAAGTTGCGGTAGTGGTTGTGTGCTGGACCAATGTCCTTGGTGCACTGAAGTGGGGAATGCGTCCACAGCATCTGACTAGACCTGTAACTTATGCTGAGCAGCCCCAGTGGCGGCCTCAGCAGGTCATCCAGAGGCCAGTGGCTTCCACTCCTATAGAGAAATGCCAAgtaaaggaggaagagaggattaCTTGTGGAACCCCTGCCATTACTACTGCTCAATGTGAAGCGATCAACTGCTGCTTTGATGGGTGGCGGTGCTACTACGGGAAAGCGG TGACTGTTCAGTGTAGCAGAGACGGTCAGTTTGTGGTGGCCAGGGATACCACTCGGCCCAACCTGGACCTTGATTCCATTAGTCTGCTTGGTGGGCAGGATGCCCCCTGTAAGCCTGTTGGCATCACTACAGTCTTTGCTGTATACCAGTTTCCTGTCACTGCATGTGGCACCACTCTGATG GAGGACAGTGGCTATGTGGTCTACGAGAACAGCATGACATCTTCCTATGAAGTGGGGATTGGACCTCGTGGCTCAATCACAAGAGACAGCCATTTTGA GCTGCGGTTCCAGTGTAAGTACTCTGGCACTGCAGTGGAGGTACTGATTGTTGATGTGAACACTGTTGCTCCACCTGCTCCGGTTGCTGTTCCTGGACCCATCAGCCTGGTGCTCCGACTGGCCAGCGGACAATGTTACAACAAGGGATGTGTGGAAG ATGTGGAAGCCTACACCTCCTACTACAGCGACGCAGACTACCCAGTTGTCAAGGTCCTAAAGGAGCCGGTGTATGTTGAGGTTCACATCCTGAGGAGGACTGACTCTAACCTGGTCCTGAATTTGGAGCATTGCTGGGCCACCTCCACCCCCAGTCCTCTAAGCCTGCCCAAGTGGGACCTCCTGGTTGATGG GTGTCCGTCTCAGGATGACCGCTACCTGACCTCTGTGATCCCTGTGGCTGGCTCATCTGGCGTCGTGTTCCCCACCCACTACAAACGCTTTGTGGTCAAGATGTTCACTTTTGTGGATGCGCACACCTTAGCTCCTCTGAAGGACAGG GTATTCATTCACTGTAGTACAGAGGTGTGCTACGCTACTGGAAATCACTCCTGTCAACAGAGCTGCAACAGGCAAA GGAGAGATGTGGCAGGAGTGAAGTCTTTGGATGGAGAGACCACCGTGGTGTCCAGTGGGGAGGTGATTCTGACCCGACAAGAACCACCTGCCAGGCCTGAGAAATACTTCTGA